A genome region from Bufo gargarizans isolate SCDJY-AF-19 chromosome 2, ASM1485885v1, whole genome shotgun sequence includes the following:
- the LOC122926857 gene encoding transcription factor HES-5-like isoform X1 has product MIMAVNKTLCIISKEYAADTLATKEKIKMRKPVVEKMRRDRINSSINQLRKLLEQEFQLLQPDSKPEKADVLETAVQFLRQQQICNHQGMKSVHRTDHQQYRHGYSKCLHEALSYLSAHHTGQETQVKLLNHFHQLESQPRNLSCLMSPPKSISERANQQEQPLIANTKYLWRPWQKI; this is encoded by the exons ATGATCATGGCAGTCAACAAGACTCTGTGCATCATTTCTAAGGAATATGCTGCAGACACACTCGCCACCAAAGAGAAGATTAAG ATGAGGAAGCCAGTAGTGGAAAAGATGAGGCGGGACCGCATTAACAGCAGCATCAACCAACTACGTAAACTTTTAGAGCAAGAATTCCAGCTTCTCCAGCCCGACTCCAAGCCAGAGAAGGCTGATGTCCTGGAAACCGCCGTTCAGTTCCTTAGACAGCAACAGATCTGCAACCACCAGG GAATGAAATCAGTTCATAGAACAGATCACCAGCAATACAGACACGGCTACTCCAAGTGCCTTCATGAAGCCCTCTCCTATCTATCAGCCCATCACACAGGGCAGGAGACTCAGGTTAAGTTACTGAATCACTTTCACCAACTGGAGAGCCAACCAAGAAATCTCAGCTGCCTCATGTCACCTCCTAAATCCATCTCTGAGCGGGCAAATCAACAGGAACAGCCTCTCATCGCCAATACCAAGTACTTGTGGAGACCCTGGCAGAAGATCTGA
- the LOC122926857 gene encoding transcription factor HES-5-like isoform X2, whose protein sequence is MRKPVVEKMRRDRINSSINQLRKLLEQEFQLLQPDSKPEKADVLETAVQFLRQQQICNHQGMKSVHRTDHQQYRHGYSKCLHEALSYLSAHHTGQETQVKLLNHFHQLESQPRNLSCLMSPPKSISERANQQEQPLIANTKYLWRPWQKI, encoded by the exons ATGAGGAAGCCAGTAGTGGAAAAGATGAGGCGGGACCGCATTAACAGCAGCATCAACCAACTACGTAAACTTTTAGAGCAAGAATTCCAGCTTCTCCAGCCCGACTCCAAGCCAGAGAAGGCTGATGTCCTGGAAACCGCCGTTCAGTTCCTTAGACAGCAACAGATCTGCAACCACCAGG GAATGAAATCAGTTCATAGAACAGATCACCAGCAATACAGACACGGCTACTCCAAGTGCCTTCATGAAGCCCTCTCCTATCTATCAGCCCATCACACAGGGCAGGAGACTCAGGTTAAGTTACTGAATCACTTTCACCAACTGGAGAGCCAACCAAGAAATCTCAGCTGCCTCATGTCACCTCCTAAATCCATCTCTGAGCGGGCAAATCAACAGGAACAGCCTCTCATCGCCAATACCAAGTACTTGTGGAGACCCTGGCAGAAGATCTGA